The following coding sequences are from one Virgibacillus necropolis window:
- a CDS encoding CaiB/BaiF CoA transferase family protein: protein MTQTLEGLKVLELGSLIAGPFAGRLMAEFGADVIKVEPPGKGDPLREWRHIYEGQSLWWRLQARNKKSITIDLKSEEGQGIIQSLAKECDIIIENFRPGTLEKWNIGYEQLSAINPGIIMVRVSGYGQTGPYRDKTGFGSIGESMGGIRHLTGYPDRAPTRAGISLGDSLAAMYSVIGALMAVYHRDVKGTGEGQIVDVALYEAVFSLMESMLPEYDKFGAVRERTGSSLPGIAPSNTYPCSDGKYIVIGGNGDAIFKRLMIAIGHQELAEDERFTSNKGRAEHADFLDASIEDWTKTVNLETALQTLDDAKVPAGAIYSIEDIVKDPQYLAREMIQSFNLGNGDSLKIPGVVPKMSKTPGATNWLGPNLGEHTNQIMKGVLAYDDEKIQKLKEEGII, encoded by the coding sequence ATGACCCAAACGTTAGAAGGGTTAAAGGTATTGGAATTAGGAAGTCTTATTGCGGGTCCATTTGCGGGAAGATTAATGGCTGAATTTGGTGCAGATGTTATCAAGGTTGAGCCTCCTGGGAAAGGTGATCCACTCAGAGAATGGAGACATATTTATGAGGGTCAATCACTATGGTGGCGACTTCAGGCACGGAATAAAAAATCAATCACTATTGATTTAAAGAGTGAAGAAGGTCAGGGAATAATTCAATCCCTTGCAAAAGAATGCGATATTATCATTGAGAACTTTAGACCAGGGACTCTTGAAAAATGGAACATAGGATATGAACAATTATCTGCTATAAACCCTGGAATTATTATGGTTAGAGTATCTGGTTATGGTCAAACAGGTCCATACCGAGACAAAACAGGCTTTGGTAGTATCGGCGAATCGATGGGCGGAATACGACATCTGACAGGATACCCGGACCGGGCACCGACACGAGCAGGAATTAGCCTTGGAGACTCCCTTGCAGCAATGTATTCGGTCATCGGCGCACTTATGGCAGTTTACCATCGTGACGTAAAAGGAACTGGCGAAGGTCAAATTGTAGATGTAGCACTTTACGAAGCTGTCTTTAGTTTAATGGAAAGCATGCTTCCTGAATACGACAAATTCGGTGCAGTTCGGGAAAGAACTGGATCTTCCTTACCAGGTATCGCACCCTCTAATACATATCCATGTAGCGACGGGAAATACATTGTAATTGGCGGGAATGGGGATGCCATTTTTAAAAGATTAATGATTGCAATTGGTCATCAGGAATTAGCGGAAGATGAAAGATTTACAAGCAATAAAGGTCGTGCAGAACATGCAGATTTTCTTGATGCAAGTATAGAAGATTGGACGAAAACAGTAAATCTTGAAACCGCATTACAAACACTTGATGATGCAAAAGTTCCTGCAGGGGCTATTTACAGTATTGAAGATATTGTAAAAGATCCACAGTATCTAGCGCGAGAAATGATTCAGAGTTTCAACCTTGGTAATGGTGATTCACTAAAAATTCCAGGTGTTGTGCCAAAAATGAGTAAGACACCCGGTGCAACAAATTGGTTAGGCCCAAACCTAGGAGAACATACCAATCAAATCATGAAAGGCGTATTAGCCTATGATGATGAAAAGATCCAAAAACTAAAAGAGGAAGGTATTATTTAA
- the leuC gene encoding 3-isopropylmalate dehydratase large subunit produces the protein MAPRTLFEKVWENHVIDSPLDLPLIFIDLHLIHDVTSPQAFSLLRDQGRTVRRPDLTFASADHNVPTTDRNLEFKDLLAKKQVEALISNCKEFDITAYDLDHPDNGIVHIIGPELGLTTPGKTIVCGDSHTSTHGAFGAFAFGIGSSEITHVLATQTLPQVKPKTMNIQIEGDMPEGVSSKDIILSIIGEIGTDGGVGHVVEFTGNAVKNMSMDERMTICNMVLEAGARSGMVAPDEKTIAYLKNRQFVPKGQKWDEAVREWSKLYSDPNAVYDKTITINIGELAPQVTWGTNPGQVTSIDDYIPSPGSFTDSETKATAEAALYYMDLKPLTKMNEIDIDRVFIGSCTNSRIEDLRLAAQVAHGHKVNKSITSLVVPGSYHIKRRAEKEGLDKVFIEAGFEWREPGCSMCPGMNPDIANPGDRVASTSNRNFEGRQGKGVRTHLVSPAMAAAAAITGRLTDIRGWNYIGEVKKNETIS, from the coding sequence ATGGCTCCAAGAACACTTTTCGAGAAAGTTTGGGAAAATCACGTAATTGATTCGCCACTTGATCTACCATTAATTTTTATTGATCTACACTTAATTCATGATGTCACATCACCGCAGGCTTTTTCTTTGCTTAGGGATCAGGGGCGAACAGTTAGACGGCCAGATTTAACATTCGCATCAGCTGACCACAACGTTCCAACAACTGACAGGAATTTAGAGTTTAAGGACCTACTTGCAAAAAAACAAGTTGAAGCTTTAATCAGTAATTGTAAAGAATTTGATATTACAGCTTATGATCTAGACCACCCTGACAATGGTATTGTTCACATTATTGGACCTGAGCTCGGATTAACAACGCCGGGAAAAACAATTGTTTGTGGAGATAGCCATACCTCTACACATGGTGCATTCGGAGCATTTGCATTTGGAATTGGATCAAGTGAAATTACGCATGTATTGGCGACACAAACTCTACCTCAAGTAAAACCGAAAACAATGAACATTCAAATTGAAGGTGATATGCCAGAGGGAGTAAGCAGCAAGGATATTATATTAAGTATCATCGGTGAAATTGGTACTGATGGTGGGGTTGGGCATGTAGTGGAGTTCACAGGAAACGCAGTTAAAAACATGTCCATGGATGAACGAATGACAATTTGTAATATGGTGCTAGAGGCTGGCGCACGTTCAGGAATGGTTGCTCCCGACGAAAAAACAATTGCCTATTTAAAGAACCGACAGTTTGTACCTAAAGGTCAAAAATGGGATGAAGCAGTCAGAGAGTGGAGCAAACTATATAGTGACCCAAATGCTGTTTATGATAAAACAATAACGATAAACATAGGTGAGTTAGCTCCCCAAGTAACCTGGGGGACCAATCCTGGTCAGGTAACATCGATTGATGATTATATTCCTTCCCCAGGAAGTTTCACGGATTCTGAAACGAAGGCAACAGCAGAAGCAGCTCTATATTATATGGATTTAAAACCACTAACAAAAATGAATGAAATAGATATAGATCGGGTATTTATCGGTTCTTGTACGAATTCTAGAATAGAAGATTTACGTTTAGCTGCACAAGTGGCCCATGGTCACAAAGTTAATAAAAGCATTACATCACTAGTTGTTCCAGGTTCTTATCACATTAAAAGACGCGCCGAAAAAGAGGGATTGGACAAAGTTTTTATTGAAGCTGGGTTTGAATGGAGAGAGCCAGGTTGTAGCATGTGTCCTGGAATGAACCCTGACATTGCTAACCCGGGAGACAGAGTTGCCTCAACATCCAATCGTAATTTTGAAGGCCGTCAAGGAAAGGGTGTAAGAACTCACCTCGTAAGCCCAGCAATGGCTGCCGCCGCGGCAATAACTGGTCGTCTGACAGATATCAGAGGGTGGAATTATATTGGGGAGGTGAAAAAAAATGAAACCATTTCGTAA
- a CDS encoding GntR family transcriptional regulator, translated as MESISRIVKSEPFHVQAYVHIQNYLLENKFLPGERLTESGLANMLGVSRGPIREAIRMLIHDGLLTQKGVHIYVFDPTVDDVVDLYLCKERLEPLGAKLSAQNMSQVNKDALIEIVNNTKKALENNQKREVVTFNTKFHDIVVQSSGNKQLIQFMNLIHAKNLYMRNNILSNYSRRDNFFEEHVRIADAIVNGNGNQAELEMKQHVQNDINMLDTIFKSKQKDDFI; from the coding sequence GTGGAATCAATTAGTCGTATTGTTAAATCAGAACCCTTTCACGTTCAAGCATACGTACACATTCAAAACTATCTGCTAGAAAATAAATTTTTACCCGGTGAACGACTAACAGAGTCAGGTCTAGCAAACATGTTAGGAGTTAGTCGCGGCCCAATCCGTGAAGCCATACGAATGTTGATACATGATGGCTTGCTAACTCAAAAAGGCGTGCATATTTACGTTTTTGACCCAACAGTTGATGATGTTGTCGACCTTTATCTCTGTAAAGAAAGGTTGGAACCACTTGGAGCAAAATTATCAGCACAAAACATGTCACAAGTAAATAAAGATGCCTTAATAGAAATAGTAAATAATACAAAAAAGGCATTAGAAAACAACCAAAAAAGAGAAGTGGTTACTTTTAATACCAAATTTCATGATATAGTCGTTCAATCTTCAGGTAATAAGCAATTAATTCAATTTATGAATTTAATACATGCGAAGAACTTGTACATGCGAAATAACATTCTAAGCAACTATTCCCGAAGAGATAATTTTTTTGAGGAACATGTGCGAATTGCTGATGCCATCGTTAACGGAAATGGCAATCAAGCTGAGCTTGAGATGAAACAGCATGTTCAAAATGATATCAACATGCTTGATACTATTTTTAAATCAAAACAAAAGGATGATTTTATATGA
- a CDS encoding hydroxymethylglutaryl-CoA lyase, which yields MKRIFIQEVVTRDGLQNEDQFIPTDKKVELINQLSDAGVDKIEVTSFVSPKAIPNLKDAEEVMSKIERKPGVIYSALVPNLRGVKRATSCAVDEINLLVSVSETHNLKNVRRTTDQTFESFHEIMSFLSNKNIRVNGSLGTSFGCPFEGNISEDSVLRLIDQYLELGVSGITLADTTGMATPTQVYQLSKNVLKHWPDLPLTLHFHNTRGMALANVNEGIRAGVTRFDSSLGGLGGCPFAPGATGNVCTEDLVHMLKFMGYEIKADLDQLIDSANYLQSRLTHDLPGQVVKAGKITDLHSASEL from the coding sequence ATGAAACGAATTTTTATTCAAGAAGTTGTTACAAGGGATGGACTTCAAAATGAAGACCAATTTATTCCTACAGATAAAAAAGTTGAGTTAATTAACCAATTAAGTGATGCAGGAGTGGATAAGATTGAGGTAACCTCCTTTGTCTCTCCTAAGGCCATACCAAATTTGAAAGATGCAGAAGAAGTGATGAGTAAAATCGAGCGAAAACCCGGAGTTATATACTCCGCCCTGGTACCGAATCTCAGAGGGGTAAAACGTGCTACAAGTTGTGCTGTAGATGAAATTAACCTTCTTGTTTCAGTGAGTGAAACACATAACTTAAAAAACGTACGTCGAACAACTGACCAAACATTTGAAAGCTTTCACGAAATAATGAGTTTTTTATCCAATAAGAACATTCGTGTAAATGGTTCGCTTGGTACATCTTTCGGCTGCCCATTTGAAGGAAATATCTCAGAAGATAGCGTGCTACGTCTCATTGATCAATATCTGGAACTAGGTGTTAGTGGAATTACACTTGCCGATACTACAGGCATGGCCACACCTACACAAGTATATCAATTATCTAAAAACGTTTTAAAGCATTGGCCTGACCTTCCCTTAACCCTCCATTTTCATAATACAAGGGGAATGGCATTAGCAAATGTTAACGAAGGTATTCGTGCAGGAGTAACGCGATTTGATTCCTCTCTAGGAGGACTGGGTGGATGTCCCTTCGCTCCTGGAGCAACTGGAAATGTTTGCACAGAAGACCTTGTTCATATGCTTAAATTTATGGGATATGAGATCAAAGCAGATCTTGACCAACTGATAGACTCAGCCAACTATTTACAATCACGTTTGACACATGACTTACCTGGCCAAGTAGTAAAAGCTGGGAAAATAACAGATCTTCATTCCGCATCTGAACTATAG